DNA from Ornithodoros turicata isolate Travis unplaced genomic scaffold, ASM3712646v1 ctg00001183.1, whole genome shotgun sequence:
ataccctcggccactactctaacaattgcttgtggtagtgtggcgaaatggaataacgagccttgtaaacaatttacttggcaatatatttatttatctctcataggttgaagaacccagtgtggtgttacataaccgaggggcatgtaatcatacaagaccaatcaccaaaaggccttgcttttgactagattaaaatgtgaagcgattgtaacataacaaatgctgcatggtggcgatatgataggttctcctcacgagttgttgccacggttgcggttagttgagaaactgcatatccagttaatggcagcaggatcaaattttaattaggctagtttggccaacacgcgagcatagagcacaggtcaaaagcccttacaaaataaaaaaatactacatctacgtggacccagaaatcaagacagtttaaaatgctgtgagcgaattccactacgttagttttgcctgaatacccttttctgaACCATgctagaatttaaaaaaagaaattgatagaCTCAACATGGTTGACAACATGCTAGTATATGATGTGCtgcattagtttacagggaaccctaaaaggTGGAGCTGGTTggtagatagaaggagcatagttgtcaccttttctgaagacaggaattagcttgagacctatctcctcgactcagacacatacaaagcacctttcacacagattaacgcatcttcgttcctgctctttcaccttcaaatgttcatctctgttgagtgatctgtcattcttgtaatgcagattggaattgaaatgcaggtgcataagggatgctctgaaagaaaagtgattGGTTTGattcctcttaatgtttccgaaaacaaaaacttcacagtgacaattcttctgaaatgagctaTTCCAGaatgaaagcaaaaaatatatctcgctatatcattgtatccaactgagACCTGGCACTTTAATtgaatggcagttgaagatgatgattcaatttaatggcgcataagcaactcgggctatagtgcgccaaaaccatggtaaactgactagttaaaaatcagactATTATACTAAAATATTATACTTGGTTGGTttgtaaattgagatatagacaaaaacatgatatgataaaaataagcagttgaagaaaaggcagaaacaattgttggcattgtgtgactgatgtcgagtttgccacaccaGGTGTTGTATAATAACGTACGCtaatatgctgtagcatataaagtacaatgatacacacactcaatatgtggtggatatgtgaaaccaatatacatatacttacatttcaaactttcttgaaaaaggcagtccaagtctgtctgatttgtcagactcgatacaaagccTGTAAGCACtgcagtgtggaatgactgtttcatctttcgaaagcagaggtgcagccaccacgacgcttcgtcatctcaatgcttcagagcggcatagcctagtaagaagccatcagaaggatcacaTAAGGATAACTgggttgaaaaagtggagggttctgtgggatacgtaagaaagcatacgcgttacacaacagctacgagaatgatcggctgcacttgcatggttttcagtgcgtagacttggaactgaaaaataaatgtgctaaccttgttgaaactacttttccgtcaggaccacacgagagcacacttggtttctttagatgaaggtttaGGTGACGGTATAATGAGGTCCCGATGCTCGTTTGAGATGctgcagacagaatttcgctgaggcgagtgactgcggttgcggttcgttgcttcgcagcagatcaagaacagtacaccgcaatgaCAGGTGAAATGTTCAGTTtatggcgaacaactccaacaccaaccccaTGACCAGAAAAAAGCAGGATGagccgggagtcacacaagttcgcagttcgcaagctcgtcgTTATACTGCATCCATTacagccattacagctgaccggcggatacggaagcatatggaacgccgtgcacagattgaaaagaaaatcgtagaacctattgcaggtgataaatgtagggtatatttttctttttggggCTCTGTATCAAAAACATTAACATATAAATTCAATTTCATGAAGGAAACTGACAGGTATTGCGTGGCCACGtaacgcgtttgagccaattatgGGTGTTCGCAGTGGCcctcgtgttgacgtcatcttgatggtgggccggggtggatattctatataaacgtatgttttctcggtttgacgctagccgtgctgcactcggatgaagccgaatgtttaaaattcgagtttagagaaaccgtggggttttaatgcatgaattttcgcatggagagtccttgttgggcgctgtatcgactgcaagtacgacagagctcccacagtttctggtcagagtcgcTTTAAGGCTTTGATGAAGCGTGGATACCCCGGTGTGAAAAGCCTGGTCTCCGTAGCTGGTGGTATATCGCGTCCGAATGAAATTACGCACAGTGTACTGCAGGGCTGTCCTCTTTCTTCTATATTGTACGCTGTCCCAATAAACCCGCTCCTGGTCCGTTTAAGCTCCCTCCCTGTCCTTCTTAGATTGCCTGGTGGTTGCCCCCACCTGTTTTGGCGTATGCAGATGGTATCACTCTCGTGCTACCAGGGGAAGGTTGCCTTGAACGTGTGCTGAAGGCTTTCGACGATTTTTGTAAAGTGCTGCCGCACAAGTCAACCACTGTAAGAGCTGTGTCGTCTATATTAATGCACAACCTTCTCGTGTTGTTGCCTATGGCGTACAGTCAAAAAGTGTAAAACAGTTATTGGCGTTGTCTTCGATGGTAGTGGGGTATCTTGTATAAACTGGGCTAGAGTGCTTAAACGTTCCTCCGCTGTTCTCCGTAGACCTTGCCTCACTTTCTGTGCCCGTTTACTGACCTCTTGGTAAGAGAGCCGTCTATGGTTCCTCGCCGCTGCGTGCCGCCTGCAGTAATTCGAACCGCAAGAACTCGCAACGTCTCCCTTTCCTGTGGGCTGGTTCAGTTGAATGTGTCAGGAGGTCACATCTGCCTCTCACGCATGATCGGGCCGGGTTGGGAGTGCCGGATATCACTGAGCGATGTCTAGCACTTCCGATCAGGGCTCTCTTTCAGGCGCTTCACAGTCTTGATGATCCAGCTTGAGCTTTGGCGCACTATTTCCTGCGCAATGCTGGTTCACCGATACCACTGACAGTCTTCCGAGAGCAGAAGCTCCTTCGCCCCCTTTTCCCAGCTTGCATAGCTGCAGTCAGACGCGTGCGGCAGATGTCCCTGGACGCAGATGTCTCTCTCTGGAAAGCCAGAGATGTCTACACCGCACTCACGGAGGCACTGCTGCTTCCCTCCCTGCCTGGTGCCGCGGGTGGCACTTCCGGAGtgcctctcgacgtatcacggCTGGCAGGTTGGACGCTCATCCTGCGAGTCTGCAGTGGCAGCTGGCTCATGGTGTCGTGCCACTCCGTGGGCGTTTACGTCGCTTTGATACCTATCGCACGTATCACTGCCCGTCTTGCGGTTACTAGGAGTCGCCggagcactgcttccttcagtgtCGGATTCCGCTGCTCCTGTGGAGCAGAGTGGCGGCTGCTTTTGTGCTTCCAAGGTCGAGCCTAATGTTCCACCGTAAGGTTCATGGAACCGTTGCCAGTTGCAGCAAGGATTGGAAATATTTGGTATGTCTGATTGCGGAGATATATTTTGAAATTTGGATACGCCGGTGCCGGTTAGCCTTCGATGACGGCGGGAGTTTAGATTTGTTTCAGGCAGTTCGTGCTGGACTGACAACACACTTGTAAGCTGAGTGTTTGGTATTTGTTCAATGTATTGTTGTCTGGCTTTCAGGCCATTGTTCAGTCTCTCAATAAACATTTCTTTTTAaagcgtgatgtgggcgagcttacgcttgtcccatcctacagttggtaaTACGATGCTGAGGGTGCTGGGTACCTTCTTCGTAGGGGTTGTTCGGCGTGGTTTCGCGGGTAGCGCCCTCCAATCGTCTTTTGGAGTGGGAAGCATTATACTTGTGTCTAAGAAAGTTGGCAGTCCTGTAGATCCCGAATCGTGGAGGCCGATCACGCTCCTCAACAACGATAACAAGCTCGTCACAGTGGGAATTTCCTTTCAAGTCAGTCAAATGCTCCCGCTGCTCCTTCGCGCTGTCCAATCATGCGGTGCGCAGGCCCGTAGCCTGTGTGACAACCTGAGTGGGATCCGCgacctcttgcactacacacgccGACTGGCAGCGTCCGGCGGTCTCCTTTCCTTCGACGAGGCCAAAACATTTGACAGAGTGTTACACGCATGCGTCTTTTCGCTGCTGAGCGCTTATGGCTTCCGAGAGATTTTAGTGTCCCGCATACGTTTTCTGTATGCAAACCACCGCAGCCAGATGTGTGTAGCAGGACTGCAGTCCTCTTGCTTCCCCATCGAGTAAATCGTCCGCTAATTCTGCCCATTGTCTTCCGCACTCAACGTCCTGGCATTGGACCTTCCTTTTTTACAATACGTAAAAGCTTCCCGTGCAGTCAATGAAGTCCCCCTTCTTGGAGTGGGAAGTTGGAAGGCCTCTGCGTATGCTGATGACGACATACCCTTCGTGACCGATGCTGAAGATCATGACAACGACCCATGCTCGCTAATGCCAGTCCTGCAGCTATTCGAGCAACACGCAGCAGTATAAAGCAATCAACTTAACATCCAAATGTCCAACACTCTCCCTTACGGATCGTTTTATGTCGAGCCCGACTTCCCGATGCAGCATTGCGCGAGCATGCGCATCCTTGGTGTGTTTTTTGATCAAGATGGGTCCGCTCCTCTCAAGTGGACACTAGCCACTCGTCGGATCAAGGACTCGCGTCACGCAGCACAGGAGTACTCGAGGAGACTTCTCGTACAGAGAGCGAGCAGGAGAGCGAGATTATCCTCCGGTGCGTCTCTCTAGGCCACTTTTGGTTTCCGGCCCACGTTCTTCTGCCGCCTGCTACCTCAACGTCATGTATAAACACGGATATCCTCACGTTCTTCTGGAGTCGGAAAAAGCAGTTCTCGACGAACAGATGCTCTGAAGGCCTCCACAGGCTGACGAGAGGAGGCTGGGCAGAGCCGGATGTTGGCATTGCGTGTCGGAAAGAAATGGCTGTCCGCCTGTCGAACTTCTTCAGACCAGCCGTACAGTGTCAGAGCATGCGTGTTAccataatactgggacttataCCCCAGTCAGACAGCATGCTAAATGACAGTTGAGAAAATGACAGTTGTGTTTCCTAAATGTCATTACGTTTGCCACTGTCGGACGAGTAGTAACTGACCTTTCTGACAAATGATATCTATGTCGATGGCTGAAGAACCTCCCGTGCGAAAAATGTCAGAAATAATTCAGTGCAGGCAGCACGCGAAAATAAAGTATTGCTCGAAAAGGAAATTACGTTTAACATGAAGTAAAATATTGCAGACCGTACGTTTCGACAGTATTTTCTAACTCCAGGTGGCGCGAAAGCTTTGTTTTGAAGATTTGCAAAATGGCTGACGGCGGTGGTCGAAGCGATTCGCGATCCCGAAAGCGTATGGCAATTGCCTTTTTGATGAGTGCACATatgcagaagaaaaaagaaatagctCTTCTGAAGACAAAAATCGACGCTGCCAAAGCGGAAGGTGACAGACTAGATGAGAGACTTCTCGCAAGTGGGTTTACGTTATTGGCCGCTCTCGCTGATCAGTTTCCTGTGTTGGAGCGGCGGGTATGGAAGCATGACAGAAGCGATACCTGGTACGAAAAAACACTGCCTCGACTAGGGGAGCTACACTTCAAACGATCCTTCCGCGTCTCTAGTTCGACATTTCGATTCCTTGTGAATGTTTGTCGGCCACGAATGGAGCGACTTTCCACAACGATGCGTGAGCCGATCTCTCTTGACAAGCGAGTGGCGATAGCCCTCTACCGCCTGAGCAGCTCTGCGGAGGACAGAACCGTAGCAAACCTGTTTAGCGTGGGACGCTCCTCTGTGAATGAGATTTTGAGGGAATTTTGCGAAGTTGTGGTCGACGAGCTGGAGAGGCGCGTTGTCAAAATGCCTTCGGCAAGTGAAATTCAAAAGCATATACAGGAGTTCGAATCTTCGCTCCGATTCCCACAAGCGATGGGAGCACTTGACGGCTGCCGCTTTGAGGTGTCGCCGCCAAAAGAGCACGCTACAGATTACCACAACTATAAGGGGTGGTAAGTAGAAATATGTAAACGTTTTATTCTCAACTTCCAATCAAATatcaacacttttttttctacatCTTAGAAATCTAGATGGACTTTTCTTTTCCATGCCATGCTCAGTTCACAGTATAAAACTAATATTTGGATCATGTGTGAACGTACTAATCCATTTTTACCATACATGTTGTGTTCGATAACGTATTTTTCTTAGTATTCTAAATGTGAGTTGGAGAGCATTCAAgagcaatttaaaaaaaaatctattgcGTGACTTGCTTTCAAGGGAATCTGGAGACGTGATTAAATTATTCTATCATTGTGTTTTCAGGTACAGCATGATACTGCTTGCTCTGGTGGACCACCGATACCGGTTTCGGTATGTTAATGTCGGGTCACCTGGACGCTGCCATGACTCGTACGTGTACCACCGGTCCGGCTTGTATAGAGCAGTCAGCAGCGAGCTGTTTCAGCTGACAAGGGTAGTGGAGGGAGTGAGGATTCCTGTGATCATCCTTTGTGACCAAGCATTTCCCTTGACACCAAACTTGATGAAACCTTTTCCTCAAACTGCATCACTGACACCTGCGCAGAAGAGCTTCAACTACACATTGTCGGCAGCGAGACGTGTTGTGGAAAACGCTTTTGGACGCTTGAAAGCTAGGTTTCGGTGTGTAATGAAGCGAAACGAAAGCCACATAGAGAATGTACCAACGATTATTAGAGCAGCTTGTATCATTCACAACATTTGTGAAGACATGGGTGATGGCGTCGAGCGACAATGGCTGCAAGACTCACAAACAACCATGCAGCAAACCCAAGAACCCTGCCATCAATGTAGCACAGTAGAGGGAAGTGGCACTGCTGTAAGGAATGCCTTAGCCAAATACTTTCTTGCGAGAGAAGATATGTGAGCTTTATGACAAGCCGTATGACATATTTATAGCAACCCTAGCTCATGTTGGATTTTGAGCATGATACAGCACTGCTTACAAAGTACACATACACCAAAAGTAAAGCAAAAAAGTGAAATTATGTTTGCTTCCTTTATGAGCAAGAGGTGACACGTTGTCTTTTTTTGGTAATATttcatttttcttcgttttctcaCATGAATGTAGTGAGTATTTGTTGTGGATATTATGTCGTATAAAAGTGTATGCTATGCCTTCAATTCAGGGGACTAATAAACCTTTCTGTAATTTATTACACAGCTTCAAAAAACTTTTTCATGCACTGCACCAGTTCACGTTGGATGTCATTGGACTCCCTGATGAGTTGAAGCTGCTCCCTCTGGAGTTGGAGCTCCTTACTTCTATGTTCAGAGGCCTCCTTCCGCAACTCCTTCTCCTCTTGAAGTATCTCCCTAAGCAAGTCGTTGCTCTTTCTCGGTCTTTTGCGTATTGGCCTCCCTTCCCTGGACGAGCTGGACTCACTGGAGGCTGTGGCTGGACCCTCATCCTCCCTCAGGCTGGCATCGGACTGTTGAGTTGTCGTGCCGTCTTGTGCTGATGCATCTTCATCAGCTGCGTCAGAGGTCGATGCACACGGCTCCACGTACTGCGTGTCATGCAGTATCTTGAAAAATGTAAATAACTAGTTACATCTTGTGTCCAAGGACGTGATCATGAACTACACCTATCAATACTCactacaaaacaaaaaacattgAAAACAGTTGCTGAGCACTGAAGCTTAACATTGCTATTGAGAAATTCCGATTGTACAATGGTTATACGTTTCATGATGCAGATGCTCTTTAGAGGGCTTTAGCATACGCATACCTGACCAACAGACTCTTGTGGTACCTCTTCTCAGCAGCTGGACTCCTGTGCTAGTGTTGGGTCATTCGCTGGCAGGGACCCCAGGAACCTTTTCAGGTCCCAAAAATAGGGCAAAGCGATACCTGCCGAGCCTGTGCCCAGCCTGTTGTGCTTCCTGAAAAGGAACACATACGAATCATACAAATATTACACACATATTTGACATGCATATTTATGGTTTATTTTTAATATAAGGTATGCGATCAAATATCCAGTAACCAAGTGTGTCGTTCGTTTAGAAAGGGACATGCTATGTTACACAAGATTTTGTgagattttttgtttatttggGTGACACTGTTATTCACACTATGGAAGCTTCATCTGTCGATCAATATCCAAATGAGAGGTTTGCCTTTTTCCCTAGACTGATTCCTCAATGTCGTTACCCCTTATATAACCGCAGGAAATAGCCCTCCGTGCGGTGGAAAATGCGTTCAATTACCTGAACTCCTATGTCATGTTTTCAATTTTTGTGTGCACTTGCTTCTTGGACTTGTGCACACCGATCGCTGTCAGGTCGCGAGAAATCGCTTCGTAGACAACGGCATTCCGTTTCTGGCTTCGCAGCTCATCTATTTTGTCTGCCCACACACGTATCAACGCCAGAATTTCGTCGTGCGTCCATGTCGTCCGGATACGCTTCTCCTCAGGTTTTTTCTCCATATATACACGACTATAATACAAATATTTTCAAGAAATTGCAAATAACTACGTTATGCGTAATGTAGTGATTAAAAACAAACACGGCGAAGACACggtcaagaaaaaaaatggcgctATGGATCGTAGAGGTAGGGAAACAAAGTGAACTATGGTAACGAGGGTATACGCAAACTTCCCGAGATCGAGGCTACGCCTTTTGGGTCCTAAAGGCCGCTAGTGGCCTCCGTTAGCATTAAATGGCACTTAGTGCCAAAGGTCAGTTTTGTTGTCGTCTGACACAGACGAAAGGACCTTTACGCTAAATGCCAGTTGCTAAATTGTCGTTTAGCATGcccgtctgactggggtattaGTCCGTCGAGT
Protein-coding regions in this window:
- the LOC135376627 gene encoding uncharacterized protein LOC135376627 — protein: MREPISLDKRVAIALYRLSSSAEDRTVANLFSVGRSSVNEILREFCEVVVDELERRVVKMPSASEIQKHIQEFESSLRFPQAMGALDGCRFEVSPPKEHATDYHNYKGWYSMILLALVDHRYRFRYVNVGSPGRCHDSYVYHRSGLYRAVSSELFQLTRTWVMASSDNGCKTHKQPCSKPKNPAINVAQ